From a region of the Salminus brasiliensis chromosome 4, fSalBra1.hap2, whole genome shotgun sequence genome:
- the gphb5 gene encoding glycoprotein hormone beta-5: MAFQGCPAPRFSPLTLCWVALSVWLCAGGQADVSAVNLRKFIGCAVREFSFIAQKPGCGGLQVTTDACWGRCETWEKPVLDPPFIESYQRVCTYNQTQFMTVQLPNCSADVDPHYTYPVALRCNCGLCATSTTECIASI; this comes from the exons ATGGCCTTCCAGGGGTGTCCAGCACCGCG gttttctcCACTCACTCTGTGCTGGGTGGCATTATCTGTCTGGCTGTGTGCCGGCGGTCAGGCTGACGTGTCTGCGGTGAATCTGCGAAAGTTCATCGGCTGTGCTGTGAGAGAGTTCAGCTTCATAGCCCAGAAGCCCGGCTGCGGAGGCCTGCAGGTCACCACGGACGCCTGCTGGGGGCGCTGCGAGACCTGGGAG AAGCCTGTCCTGGACCCGCCCTTCATCGAGTCCTACCAGAGGGTGTGCACCTACAACCAGACACAGTTCATGACTGTCCAGCTGCCCAACTGCTCGGCCGATGTGGATCCCCACTACACCTACCCAGTGGCCCTCAGGTGCAACTGTGGACTGTGTGCAACCAGCACTACGGAGTGTATCGCCTCTATTTGA